The DNA sequence ataaaataaaattcaatgctgggaattattatttgcttaattaattaggaaaaTGAATGAGCAATTCAAGAGTAAGGGGGATTGAAGTGTGAATTTAGAGTTAAATGCATGCATGAAAGAAGTAATGATCATTAATCATAAACCAaccatttataattaaaatcatccaaatcctcttatatatatatatgtatattaaaattgcaaGCTATTGttgtacgtatatatatagagagagagagtgaaacaaattaacataatttcCCAAACAATAGGAAACATATAATATGCATTTACTACAATTTCCCGCCTTTCCACTCTCTTCGATTCCACAAAAAGTTGTCATATTTTTGTTGGGAAGAAggataaaaaagtataaccaTTACCACCCGCTAATCCATCCTCTCGCTCATCAACTCCTCCTAATATATACTGTTTTTCATCAATCCCATGTTTGTCAAGAATATATATTCTCCTGTGACGGTGGTGGCGGCGGCGCTGCTGTTGACCACTGCGGCCGTGGCGTGCTCCCATGGAACATGCAAGGTACTTGAGTAATTTCCACTCTGTGTTGTGTTTTGTTGAATATATGCATGAATTATGATACGCCTGTTTTTGGGAGATATACGTACAGGTGAAGGATAGTTGCTGGAGGGGCGGAGACTGTGGAGCTGGACTGTATTGTTATTCGTGTGAAGTAGGGTTTCCTGGCTCCAGATGTGTGAGATCTAAAGCCACCAACCCATTCCGGATTCTGGTCTCTAATATTTCTTCCTTAATTctctcaaattaaataaactaccTATGTCATTCTGTCTTAATTAGGCCTTATTTGATTGGTAAGGCTAAGACTGTGAGTTTTACGAACGTGAATGTATGTTTGTCGTTATAATGAGTAGCttaattcttgtttctttgcCTCATTTGATGAGTGCATTTGGGTgtattggattaatttttgaatttaaatgacAAATAATGTAATGAAAAAGACTGGCTGCGTTTtgtaaatcaaatttgaagtttatttatttattttgtggtcTGCAGAATAACTCTATGCCGTTGAATAAATACGCATTCTTGACAACCCACAATGCATTCGCCATAGAAGGGGAGCCATATCACACTGGAGTTCCAAGAATCACTGTCACAAATCAAGAAGATACTGTCACTCAGCAGCTCAATGTATCATATCTCTACCTACCtacacaaattttaataaatcaaaccatctactctctctctctctctctatatatatatatatatattaataattaattacttaactCGACTACtctatcaaatattaatttcatacaGAATGGGGTTCGCGCTCTGATGCTCGATACGTATGATTTTGAAGGAGACATATGGTTGTGCCATTCTTTCGGAGGCAGATGCCATGATTTCACAGCATTCGTAagaatatagaattaaattctGCATACTCTATTCgcgttaattaataatttcttgaaatttgattttccatgtctatatatattaaggacTTAactaaacacacacacacacacatatatatatttgattgattttgtaCGTGGTAGAAACCGGCTGTTGACACAATGAAGGAAATAGAAAGCTTTCTGAGGACAAATCCGTCGGAAATTCTGACATTAATCTTGCAAGACTATGTTCAGACACCAAAAGGAATTAGCAAAGTGCTGAGAGAAGCAGGGCTGTCCAAGTACAGGTTCCCACTGTCGAGAATGCCCAGAAATGGTGAGGATTGGGCTGCTGTCAGCGACATGGTTGCTAGAAACCAAAGACTGCTGGTGTTTACTTCTGTACAATCCAAGGAAAAGAGTGAAGGAATTGCGTACCAGTGGAACTACATGGTTGAGAATCAATGTACGTTATCCGtacatgtaataatattattacactatcgtaattattattaatttagaccaAATCAACTATACTTTTATCAATCATTTCCAATTTTCCCAAGTTTTTCTTAGTACTTATATATACAACGTCGAATTCTATATGTTGTCAGATGGTGATGATGGAATGATAGTAGGAAGTTGCATTAATCGGATGGAGTCGTCAGCCCTTAACGACAAGAGGAAGTCTTTGGTTCTGATGAATTATTTCGGATCTATTCCTAGCAAAAAATTTGCCTGTGTTCACAATTCGGCAAACCTATTGGCCATGATTCAGACCTGCCACCAGTCCACTGGCGGACGATGGCCCAATTTTGTGGCAGTTGATTTTTACAAGGTTGTAATTACCTAAATTTTGCAACTATTCCTATCTATGTACCTTAATTTGTCCATCTGTTTGTCATTATTAGTGACTTGTTttgatgattttcttttaattattaattttgaatgtagtaataatattaatatgtacatatatgtttggtaatatatatgtagaggAGTGAGGGAGGAGGAACATTTGAAGCTGTGGATACTCTCAACGGAGAGCTGTTATGCGGGCGCAACGACGTCCATGAATGTGTTGTAAGTCTCCCACTAATTATTCCttacattataaatgattACGGCATAAAAACCACAACAAATCAATACTATCTATAACGATCATATAAAATCAATGACGAAACTTAAATTTTCACTATGGTTTTAGTTATATGGCTAAAACATTCACCGTGATTTTTAAttgttgttaatattttagcctCACCTACAAATACAATGGCTAATAGTCATCGCACAATTGTGGTTACGCAGTAACTAacataatgttttatttttaactatagcaattaattataacaagaaGTCATATTTCTTGTAATATATGGTACTAGAATCAGACCCATGAATCATGCATTCAGATTTTGAGAATTAATGTCTTAAATTAGGTAGCCTTCTTGTTCTAGAAATATTGTTTTACATAATcttttatgtgattaatttctCTAAAATTCACAAGTTGAAAAATGTGCAGTGAGGACGTAGAGAATAAGGAgattatgatgatgatagGAGGAGGAGAGAGGATGTGGAGGTTGTCAATTCTCATGAATTCTTCCAATAAGCTAattatgttcaaaataattGGTCGTCTCTTTACATAATTGCATGCTCATCTTAAATGATCAATGATATTTGCGTTAGTTAATTTcgaattcatatttttatgtctggtttaaattcaaaagttgaatttaattatttatgtaattaattaacttgaTATCAAAAAATGAACGTATatatcactacaaaaatatcGATAATagcaagaatatatatttctttaaaatagtGGAATTCGTTGTTAATTAATGTAGATTAGCAAGAActttaataagaattttatttattacttatattaatCGATACTGATCTTAACATTAAATGTTTTCGTAGTTATTgagttattttcttgtagtgtatTTAACCGgtcatttttataaaaaataaataaaaaatcccttcaaatatttggaaaagattaattaagattatgatattaaaaatactgCTGCAAGAATcaatacaaattatttgaagaTCGTATTATAATTGCAGCAATGAGTAATAAAGgcattacttatttttaattattgtccgAACTGAACCAATCACACAAAAATGGGCCGAAAACTCACTCAATTAGCCAATTCTCCCATGATACTAAATGACGATGTTCTCTGAATAATCCACATGGCGCCGAGTAACGCTAACAAATAAACCATGACATATATAGTGATATCACCATCGTCATAAACCTAACTCACCCAACACAcattttttggtgaaaatttttggtcgaatcaaattaattacaaagcaCATGTATAACACTTGATTAGTCACTTTCTTTGAATTGTACATTAATcacacataaatttatataattggttcaaatttgaCCAATATATAGGAAcaatttcacatattttttcatgTACGCCTACCGTTGCAGTTGCAATCAAATCATATTCAATTTCACACTCAAATACATATAACTATGTATGTATgctttgacataatttttagttatcgTGATGTAATAAGTTAGGGAGATATTCCGTCTTTTGTTGTTCTATGTAGGTAGCATACAAGACATCACTCCTCTCTTCGGTTACTCAGACGAAATTATTACAAGAATTCTATTCCACAGATCTGAATATCCTATTCGgtttaataaaagaaacaaattctGTCAGAATGTGAGTTTGTTTTTGTTCCAACTTGAGCATTCGTCCACGTACGGAATTTATCGGGCGGCGATGGCGATGGCGACGGGGATGCCGAAGGGGTTTCTTGGAGTTGTCACAGCGCTGCTTGTATTGAGAGTTGGCGCGGCCTGCTCTAGTGGAGGCTGCAAGgtgtgggtttttttttctctttttttggttttcttgtttatgaTTTTGTGTTTAAGTGGTTGTGTATgtatagagagagagtgtgtgtttCTTTGGATTGATGAATGGATGCATGATGATGAGTGGTGGTTAAGTGCAGGTGGGGGATGGATGTTCGAGCGGTGGTGATTGCGGGGCGGGACTGTTTTGCTCTTCTTGCGACGCCGCGTTTGAGGGCTCCCGATGTGTTCGATCCACCGCCACCAATCAGTTCAACATAGTGGTcgacactctctctctctctctctctcacacacacacacacacactttctctctatctctcttaATTGCTTGCCAACCATGTGAATTCTCAACACTGCCATGACCAAATTTCCATGCTTTTTTTCAACTGTGAGATGAATGAATTATGTTGAGTAATTAGAGTTGGTTCAAGGTCGTGTGAGGATAGATAGGATTTTGGACAATTAAGTCTTCGTCCTAATTATCCTGCTGTTCCCTGAAACCTATGTATTTATCTTGGAACTGAACAAATTCAGTGGCCCATATTTCTTCTCAACCTAAGAAGTTTGGCGGCCCGACACGCTACATCTCTCcataaatcataatattagttaattaaatatgttacaACTCAAAAGCGTGTTTGTTGAAGTTATTAGTCGTTTTTGAATTCAAGAATTCTAACCTACAAAGTTCACTTTTTGGGGCCAACAGAACAATTCTCTACCATTCAACAAATACGCGTTTCTGACAACCCACAACGCTTTTGCTATAGACGACGGGGTCCCAAGACTTACCTTCACCAATCAAGAAGACAACGTCACTCAACAGCTCAACGTACGTTACAAAATTCATCTCATTTCATTACGATTTTATTGTCTTCTGAACTAACAAAAGTACTTCTTCATCGTACATAATGTATTTGTCAAAATTCTTATGAGTAATCGTTGATCATTTGCAGAACGGTGTTCGCGCCCTGATGCTCGATACATATGACTTTGAAGGAGACATATGGCTGTGCCATTCCTTCGGCGGCAAATGCCATGACTACACCAAATTCGTAACGACAAAACTCTTTTACTTTCCATATTTTGTCCTCATTAATCTtacattaactaataaaacTACATGGATATCTTCTACTAGGAACCTG is a window from the Sesamum indicum cultivar Zhongzhi No. 13 linkage group LG15, S_indicum_v1.0, whole genome shotgun sequence genome containing:
- the LOC105177643 gene encoding PI-PLC X domain-containing protein At5g67130-like → MFVKNIYSPVTVVAAALLLTTAAVACSHGTCKVKDSCWRGGDCGAGLYCYSCEVGFPGSRCVRSKATNPFRILNNSMPLNKYAFLTTHNAFAIEGEPYHTGVPRITVTNQEDTVTQQLNNGVRALMLDTYDFEGDIWLCHSFGGRCHDFTAFKPAVDTMKEIESFLRTNPSEILTLILQDYVQTPKGISKVLREAGLSKYRFPLSRMPRNGEDWAAVSDMVARNQRLLVFTSVQSKEKSEGIAYQWNYMVENQYGDDGMIVGSCINRMESSALNDKRKSLVLMNYFGSIPSKKFACVHNSANLLAMIQTCHQSTGGRWPNFVAVDFYKRSEGGGTFEAVDTLNGELLCGRNDVHECVVAFLF